The nucleotide sequence TTTTGTAGAGGATAGTCTAAATCGGCTTTTTGATATATTTCTATACCTTCTGCTACTATTTCTATATCTTGTCCTGCTCCTTGAGATTTTACTAATTTTCCATTTACTTTAATTGAAGATATTATAGATAAACGTGAAATTTCATCAAAATTATCCAATTTTGTATCAAATACTATTTGAATTCCTTTGAAAAATGATCCATCATTAATCTCTATAAAACCAAAGTTTTTTTGAACTCTGATCTTTTTTATCCATCCTGATATTTCTACTTCTTGATCAATAAATTTTTCTTTATCTCTGTATAGAGACTTTACTGTTACTTTTTCCATTTTTACCCCCGTAAAACTTTATATTATTTTTGTACTGTTTTCAACTTCTCCATCTACTATTTTTATATTATCTAAATGCCCTTTTACTTGAGCCCTGAATTGTTCCATATACATTTTTCTGAATAATTCTCTTTCTTTTTTTTCATCAAGAGTGAGCTCTCTTT is from Fusobacterium sp. and encodes:
- a CDS encoding DUF896 domain-containing protein — translated: MEMNKIIEKINYFTKLSRERELTLDEKKERELFRKMYMEQFRAQVKGHLDNIKIVDGEVENSTKII